ATTGATCGCCTGCTCGAATTTCTTTAGCAAAATTAATATCCCAGGTAAATATTTCTGTCATTTGCTGTACGAGTTTATAGGGAATATTATAACGCTTGGCCGTACTGAACAAAGACCCTCGCACTGTCGCTGTTACGATACGATTGCGACTGTCCATTTTTTTAAAGTTCAATTTGCTCTTGTAATGACGTCCTTCCCGATATATTTCCAGGTATTGGGTACTGGAAACAGGCATAATCATTTTTTCTAGAATTTGCTTCTGAATAAGGAATTCCAATTGTTGGTTCGGTTTTATTTGTGAAAGCGCTTTAGTACGTGGATTATCATGCATAATCGTTTGCAGGGTTTGTGAACTTAAACCCACGCGCTTGAAAATGACGGCTAAAGAGTCGCCTCGCTGAGCATTAATAATTTTCCAGCCATTATTCTGAATCATTCTATCTAAGGTTTGAGTAGTGAGCGCTACAGTTGGTGGTTTGGCAGAAGGGGTTGGCGCTTTTTTCTCAGAGCTGGCAATTGTTTCAGGTACCGTACCTGAAACTTTATTTATCACTGATAACATGGTATCAGCTGCAGATGATGATGGATTTCTCTCTTCCTGCACTAAAGGAGGAGCCGACATGGGGGGTATAGGTTTATCTTCTACTTCTAGCAGAGAAGATTCCCGATGAGCAGGATAATGTGCCCGGTGTTTGTGTGGAAATAATTTAACCAGGACAAAGGGCAATGCAAATGAAATGATCAAAGCAAGCAGTGCCATGAGTTTTGATGGCTTATTGAGACTTTGTAATGAGACATTGGGTTGTTGATCCATGTTTCGCCTTTACTATTGTCATCCTGGAGAATGCTGTTATTAAAATGCTACAGTAAACTTATTACAGTCATCTTCTGGTTCTGACCCCTTAGTTAAGGTAACTTCAACCCAATCTTTTAGATTGATGAATCAGCCACAACTAGTCATTACCACTAAAAAGCTAACGCTTCTAATTTATCCTGGTACTATCCTCTAGCGAGAATAGAATAACCGGGCTAAGATACTCGCTGTAAGATGTTAGGTCAATCATAAAGTAAGGTTTTGTTGTCATGATAAATAAACTTGCAGTATACACTGAATTAAAACGAGGTTGTGAAGAAATTCTTCCGGAACAGGAATTTGAGAAAAAATTACTTAAATCACAACCCTTAACGATAAAGGCGGGTTTTGACCCTACTGCACCTGATCTACATCTGGGACATACCGTTCTATTGAATAAATTACGTCAGTTTCAGTTGTACGGCCATAAGGTGATTTTTTTAATCGGTGATTTTACCGCCAGAATTGGGGATCCAACTGGCAAAAACATAACACGCATGCCTCTTAGTGAAGAAGCTGTATTAGAGAATGCGAAAACCTATCAGCAACAAGTCTTTAAAATTTTAGATCCAGAAAAAACTACTGTTATGTTTAATTCAGAATGGTTGGGGCGTTTGAATGCCGCAGATCTTATTCGCTTGGCTGCAACACACACTGTTGCCAGAATGCTGGAGAGAGATGATTTTAGTAAGCGTTACATGTCAGGACAACCTATCGCCATTCATGAGTTTCTTTATCCACTCATTCAAGGTTATGATTCGGTCA
This region of Legionella clemsonensis genomic DNA includes:
- a CDS encoding peptidoglycan DD-metalloendopeptidase family protein → MDQQPNVSLQSLNKPSKLMALLALIISFALPFVLVKLFPHKHRAHYPAHRESSLLEVEDKPIPPMSAPPLVQEERNPSSSAADTMLSVINKVSGTVPETIASSEKKAPTPSAKPPTVALTTQTLDRMIQNNGWKIINAQRGDSLAVIFKRVGLSSQTLQTIMHDNPRTKALSQIKPNQQLEFLIQKQILEKMIMPVSSTQYLEIYREGRHYKSKLNFKKMDSRNRIVTATVRGSLFSTAKRYNIPYKLVQQMTEIFTWDINFAKEIRAGDQFTIIYQGLYVGDKLVGAGDILAVSYRNRGNTYQAIRHTDRSGHTDYYSPQGTSLKKAFDRYPLRFSHISSTFSLSRYHPILHYRRAHKGVDLAAPIGTPIRATGDGRIEIIGRQSGYGNMIKISHNKTYSTIYGHMLKFQKGISRGTYVKRGQVIGYVGQTGLASGPHCHYEFHINKQPRNPTTVELPRGFPISGREMASFKAKSAPLLAQLKSAETGQLAKR